The window atttttaattacacGTTAGACTACCTATCAGCACCTGATCTCATTTCAATAGGACAGCTTAATTTTGCCAGCAGCACTTTGTCTGTTTCCAATTTATTTGTATCCGAATTTAAAGGAAGGTAACCCTTCCGTAAGCACAGTTGAAAGTGCAATACTTACTTTTTGAGTTTTTCTTATAGTTGGTGTCATATCTTTGAAATAATCAGGTTCCATTTGTTCCAAAGGATTCTGCTGAGCAGCCACATTACCATTACCACCTTCAATCTTCACACTGGTAGGTGCATCTTCATCCCATGATGACCAGTCTTCTACTTCAGGCTGAAGAGGAAGTATATGGTACAAGTTAATATTATCTGTGAGTAAAAACTTGTCTTTATCTTGCCAAGATATATTCTTCATATAATATAGCATATATAATAGTAATATAGTAATAGCATATATCATATATAATAgcatatataataataatataataagaTATATACTGATCACATTCTAGGACTGGTATAAACACCATGTTAAGAGATTATTTATAAAGTGACCTACTGCTTAAGCAATTACCTGTTTAGGAACAGATGAATAATCCACTGTGGTTGGTAAAGTTATTTGGTCTCCACTTAACTTTCGCCCTCTTCCagacctgaaagaaaaatgtaggaTTCCTCCAAGCTCTGAAAACATGAGCACtaagtttaaaaagaacaaaaaggaagtCTGAGAACAGCACTACTGAAAATAGTCATGTCTAAAACATTCAGTCCTTAAGCTACTTTAGTATTACCTACTGCCAGTAAAAGTTTGCTAAGCAAAGGAATTTCATCACGAATTGAAAGTGGTGTTTACAAGAATTTccaatttactttttaaactgCAGTGGAAATGGAGGAGAAGCAATTTTAAACTacaaaaattaacaaattaaCTTCATTACTTGCATACAGACAGTTCCCATTTTTAGACTGTCAGTGCTTATAAAGCAAGCACTATTGATCTACATCTGTTTAATGATAACCATTTCTATTGTAAACTCAGAAGTATTTCTACTTGTCTTAGATGCTGTGTCTAACAAACCACTTTTTATGTTGCTTGATTTGAAAGCCCCTCTAAAGCACTTCCCTTCAAAGTCTGAACAGAGGTATTACAAGATTATGCAAGTCAACAGCTTCTGTTCAATACATGCTTCTACTTACTTAAACAacagttttaattaaagcatttcagcagctgcaAATAATTTTCACTGAACACTAATGCAAATAAAGCACCTACATGTTTACTTAATGACACCATTCAAAGAtcaataataattaaaatattcctaGCTGACATTCACTATATTTTAAAACCTTACAACACAAGAGAATGAAATTCAAGGTCACACTCATGTTTTACCCCAAGTTATGTAATTTCCTATAGCAAGGCAGTCATGTAACTGACTTTATACAGCTTAGAAAACTTAACTTTTTATTACTACTGATGAGAATAAAACTGGGAAATTATAATTTTGAGTTCACATCCAGTATTTTTACTATTATAGAACatggttaccctgctcttgcaggggggttggactagatgatctttcgaggtcccttccaacccttgggattctgtgattctaccaTTAGCTTAGAATTGCCAAATTGCCTGTAATACCACCTCTGGCACATGCTGGTGAGTGGTtatattttcttactttaagCCCAACAGATTCTTCCTTAAGATCAGGTGCTATAATCAAAATATTCAAGTTTTATATAAGTAACTCTAGCCCCCTTAAAAACTGTTCCTTTAAATTGAAAAGCAAGTCTAGGGGTAAagtgaaaatgctgtttcttcagACACATTAGAGACTTCCAGTTCTGGCTGACTAAATTTAGTTGATGTCTCTAAGGAAAACCCAAGCTTGGAAACATCCTTCAGACCTGTACAACATGTGTATCTTTAATACTATGCTAAGCCATCACTTCTGCAATTACTTCCCTATTTATAAGATGTAGAAGACTCCAGCAAGTGGTTTATAGCAAATATTCATCTAGCCAAAATGATTACACTGACAACAGCTTCTGTCATACATGGGAAAGAAAGTGCTAtgcagggcagcactggggaagaCTATGTATCTACACTTCTTTTTCTACAACAGGAATAAGACGCtgctcttgggttttgtttctctttactAATTAGTAGCAGCCAGATTTCTCAGCTGGAGAAGCTATCTAGACATTTTTAAtagaataaaatttaatttctttttgtatcttttattttctggaaaCACTGGATTCACTCAGgcttttattaaaagttttaacTAAAGAGATGACTAGTACCACATGTAGGCTTTACGCTACCAGGAAGATGCATGATCTCTACAGgcatttgtttaaaagaaaacctaatGTAAACTAAATAATCTAAATAAGCACAAGTACATAACCACCGATTCAAAATGCATGTTTAATTAAATCATGTTTGCTGGTTATCGGGCACACTCATATGCAGGGGAGCATTACAGGAAAAACGTGTCCAAGCTATGCTTTGCAGCTAACATTAAACAGGAGAAACATCTGTAGTTAATAGACTGAACTAATTTCATCCACTGACTTGCTTatgtgaagtattttaaattttcattctaTCAACTAACTGCTGTTCACAGAAGAAAAGTTCTTTTTACTTTCGAACAGTTCCTGGCTGTTAATTTCAAGGATTTGTTTAATTCAGAAGTtgaaaaactgaggaaaatacTGTCATTACACCTACTAAACAATTATCTGCTTATAAAAGCTATCTTAATGCTTAGAGAGATGAACAGTCTATGTAACACAGAAGCTATCATCAGCTcagtgttttgatttcttttagaACTTATACAACAAGCATTCTTAATTTAATTTGGTATTGAAATCACAGAACTAAGGCTGACATCTATGCAGTTGTAGGCAGCATTAAAATATATCTTTGTAAAGCTTCACTATATCTGTAGTAAATTTACCAACCAGTTGAGAGCTGCCTCCTATTCTTGGGATAAGTAAGGTGAACAGGAAATAGACATGTAATTTATGTCTACCACACATTCTGCATCTGATTTAACCTCACAGGCAAAGTAGTAGCCATCATACACAAAACAATACATTTCTCTAAACAGCTATGTGTTTATGTAAAACTGCATTCTGTAAGagtgggaagaagcagcagtacTTCCCatgacagcagagctgagagGTACCTCAGGTAATCTGCTCCTGTTCTATTTAACTCTCCTAATATACAACCATAACTCTTGAGAGATTTTGAATGCTTCTAGGTACTACACTACTGTGGTCATGGTCTACAACTCAAAAGAACACTATGTATGACTTACAAgagtaaacaaaaaataagttCTATTcattaagaaacaaagaaaaaagtctcCATGAACTTTAATCACTCTCCTCCAAACTTTTGAAAGAACCTTCAACAGGCAGAAGAATCTGAAGTCTCAAGCAACTGTTTCTTGACAAAGCAGGATTAGCATCACACATTTATAATGAAAGCTTACTGACTGATGACTTGATGGGTGCTGCTGTTAATTGAGtctcttaaaaaacaaagtacCACTTGTCAAGTACttataaaaaatgcaaagaacaatTCTGCTTTGACACgggatatttttaaaaggcatttttaaaaccCTGTCATAGTTGTTTAGAAAACACTCAGAGCTATCATACCACAAAGTATACTCACAACTGCACAGCGTAAACTTTTGAATTCTGAAGGAATATGAAGATTAAAGCATGAATGTTGACTTagtttttatctttgttttgcaATTAGTAAAATCAGAACTGGGAAAAGTGGTAGGTGGGTGttgggagaaggaaagaagtgcAAGAACctataattaaaaaagacaagGTAACCAAATTAAATCACACTTGTTTACCTGCATATtaactttttaatgaaagaaagcaCTGCTGCCAGGCAAGTACAGATTTTAAAGAGTCGAAACTGTGTTACAGCCATGGTGAGAAACCCTccctgcaaaagaaaataagttagATATAGAGGATTATACATATTTACATGGTTCTTAAAGTCAGCTTCTTAGCTGTTGATAAGCAAGGAGCATTCTATGAAACTATACTAATGCAATAAGAGAGAGGAGGTACCTGGAGCACAGACACTACCTACCTACTATCAGGAGATTTCAGTGATGTAAATAATGCAAGTACTGAATATATACAGCCTTTAAAGAAACAGCACATAATCATAGGTAAAGTCATAGTTAGAGATACTTTATAAGGGGAAGTGCAGGCAATCAAACACAGTGACTGTACAGCTGGCTGGTTTATGCACTAACAATGGCATGAGGAACAATAATAACAGAATAATCATCAGAAAGAAGCTCACACTTGCATGAGCAAGTCTTGAACATACAAATTATAAATATAGTCGTTAAATCAAAACCCAAAATTGGCTGGTTAAGTCTAGCTTCCGTTTTGATGGAAATGTATGATGAGAACAAACATTGTTTATTTTAGAACCAGTGTCAATGAAAAATCATCAGCAAAGAGACTGTTCAACCTGGGTGCACTATCGCAGCAGTTAACCCCTCGATCTATCAGTATTCCTGCTCCAGACTGGATCGTGCTGGCAAACCCAGACAAGAAAAAACAATCATCTTTGGGTGAAGCCATTTAGGCTTGTTTCAGTGGTGTCAATTTGATAATCTAGAGAATTCATACTCAGTATTTCACACTATTCCAACAGATTCCCTTACACAAGTTACAAACTGAATCAGAATAATCTGCTGTACTTCAAGGATCCTTCTCTCTTCTAGAGGTGAACATTTCAGAGTAAAGAGTAAGAGGTTAGGCTTCACAAATAGCTTTTCATTATATACGTCTACACGTGTAACAACATTTTCTCTTGCAAGTTTAACATACCTCCTGgtgagaagagaaggcagccCTGTGACATTTTCCTCAGGCCATGAGTACTCCATGGAAGGACAGCTTGATTTCAAATATGCTATGGCATTTAAATCACTTTCTATATTCCAGGCTTTAAGTTAGGAAGAGTCAGGAAGGTGGATCATTAGGTAGGCTGCTCCAATACTGCCCTGaggattttattaaaaagtacATAATGGGATTTGTGAGCTTCATGGAGCTTATTTTTTATCGGTGCTCATTTGTTAGATAATGTAACTAGTATTAAACACTATATAAATATAGTCCTGGATTCACATTGCTTCACATACAGACCAGATCTTGAATTTCTGCTGAAAAATCATTACTAAACAATCAGGCTCTTTTACTGTACAAGAGAAGGCTTAAGTCAATGAGTAAATGCTAAATTACAGACCACACTACCAAGCTCTAGCGCAAGAGAAAGGCCTCGTAGGACACATTTCACCTCTACTTCAACACTAGTATTGTCTTAGTCTCCTTTCGTAGAAGACTTAAAAAATTTAGAGAGCCTTATACAAGAGTGGGCATTAAATGGGCTTTTGATCTAACAGGAAACAGTCAAACTTCCTACAAAGAAGCAAGAACAGCAGACACCATACATCACATTTAggttttagttttaaaagtaaGACTAGCATTTCATATTGTGCTCAAGCACTTCCTTACCATTTGGAATAAGCAATTTTGACAATATCTAGGTGACAGAAGAATGGATTAGTCAAGGGTTTGGAACTGAGAGGACTGGGAAGTTTACTACCTAAgtgcaaaattaaaaccaaacaatacTCATGTATCAGttacatatattatatatatatatatataactgatAACACCTCCGTTTTTTAATTCACCCCCATTTTTAATATACCAAATTGTATACTCTATTGGCTCAatataaacaacaacaaaaaagccccaacagaATCCACGATGTCTGTCTTGCAAGCTTGTGAAGTCCACTGCTGACAAAAGTTAGCCACCAGAACTTAATCCTTTTGTCCCACATCATTCCTATACATGAGTGACTACTCTTCCAGTATCATCTGTATGTCTGTTTGCCAGGGTTTAATAGCTATCAGGTAACTTGCCCCTTTCCACTTTTTATGTGTCACACAAAAGTTTCTGAGATGAGACACGCAACCACATAATGTATTTGTGTTAGAGATGCATTTCACTTCAactctggcagtgctgggtcctTCAAGACAGTAAGTACTGCCTGGCTTGCCTCttcactgcagttttcccaATTAAGTTAAGCTCTGGACACTACAGGTAGTATGTATGATGCACAACCAGTTTCAGCAACAATATGTTGCCAAGTAGCCACAGCAGTACTAGCAATCATCTACCTTTAAATTACTTTCCTCAGTGTAACTAGTTTTTATACTGCCAATT of the Melopsittacus undulatus isolate bMelUnd1 chromosome 1, bMelUnd1.mat.Z, whole genome shotgun sequence genome contains:
- the EBAG9 gene encoding receptor-binding cancer antigen expressed on SiSo cells is translated as MAVTQFRLFKICTCLAAVLSFIKKLICRSGRGRKLSGDQITLPTTVDYSSVPKQPEVEDWSSWDEDAPTSVKIEGGNGNVAAQQNPLEQMEPDYFKDMTPTIRKTQKIVIKKREPLNFGIPEGNTGFSSRLAATQDIPFIHQSPELGDLDTWQENTNAWEEEEDAAWQAEEVLRQQKIAEREKRAAEQQRKKMEKEAQRLMKKEQTKIGVKLS